One Rhodococcus sp. P1Y DNA window includes the following coding sequences:
- the rlmN gene encoding 23S rRNA (adenine(2503)-C(2))-methyltransferase RlmN, whose protein sequence is MPRRHLADLDRDGLKEAVKALGLPAFRADQLARHYYGRLEADTTKMTDLPAAVREQVGADLFPTLLTPIKHLACDDGDTRKTLWKANDGTLLESVLMRYPDRATLCISSQAGCGMACPFCATGQGGLDRNLTTAEIVDQVRSAAADMRDGTVEGGAGRLSNVVFMGMGEPLANYKRVVAAVRKIVSPAPDGLGLSQRSVTVSTVGLAPAIRKLADEGLSVTLAVSLHTPDDELRDTLVPVNNRWSVAEVLSAARYYADQTGRRVSIEYAMIKEVNDQPWRADLLGKKLHKALGSRVHVNLIPLNPTPGSEWDASPKDVEREFVRRVIAQGVSCTVRDTRGQEIAAACGQLAAEN, encoded by the coding sequence ATGCCCAGGCGCCACCTCGCTGACCTGGATCGAGACGGTTTGAAGGAAGCGGTGAAGGCGCTCGGCCTTCCAGCTTTCCGTGCGGACCAGCTCGCTCGCCACTACTACGGGCGACTCGAAGCCGATACGACCAAGATGACCGATCTTCCCGCTGCAGTGCGGGAGCAGGTCGGAGCAGACCTGTTTCCGACGTTGCTGACGCCGATCAAGCACTTGGCCTGCGACGACGGCGATACCAGAAAGACCTTGTGGAAGGCGAACGACGGAACGTTGCTCGAGAGCGTTCTGATGCGGTATCCCGATCGGGCGACGCTGTGTATTTCGAGCCAAGCCGGGTGTGGGATGGCCTGCCCGTTCTGCGCGACAGGTCAAGGTGGCCTCGACCGAAACCTGACGACGGCCGAAATCGTCGACCAGGTGCGCTCTGCTGCTGCCGACATGCGCGACGGAACAGTGGAGGGCGGCGCGGGCCGGCTGTCCAATGTCGTGTTCATGGGCATGGGGGAGCCGCTGGCGAACTACAAGCGCGTGGTCGCTGCGGTACGCAAGATCGTCTCACCTGCCCCGGACGGTCTCGGGTTGTCGCAACGTTCGGTCACGGTGTCCACCGTCGGCTTGGCACCCGCCATCCGAAAGCTCGCCGACGAAGGCCTGTCGGTGACGCTTGCGGTATCGCTACACACCCCCGACGACGAACTCCGCGACACGCTGGTTCCGGTGAACAATCGATGGTCGGTGGCCGAGGTGCTTTCTGCCGCACGGTATTACGCGGACCAGACCGGTCGTCGCGTATCGATCGAGTACGCGATGATCAAAGAGGTCAACGATCAGCCGTGGCGCGCCGACCTGCTCGGCAAGAAGTTGCACAAGGCGCTCGGCTCGCGCGTGCACGTCAACTTGATTCCGCTGAATCCGACACCGGGTAGCGAGTGGGACGCGAGTCCCAAAGATGTCGAGCGCGAGTTCGTCCGACGAGTGATCGCCCAGGGTGTCTCGTGCACCGTTCGCGACACACGCGGACAGGAGATCGCCGCGGCGTGTGGGCAGTTGGCCGCCGAGAACTGA
- a CDS encoding DUF2631 domain-containing protein, with protein sequence MAQTELNPASYDPVEYTHEDIAEVPSAEWGWSGESGKAARIAAIVIAAFLLFMIHGNHTGLVEDLWLIGFAFALVGIVVRDVIVRRKPR encoded by the coding sequence GTGGCACAAACCGAGCTGAACCCCGCTTCGTACGACCCGGTCGAGTACACCCACGAGGACATCGCCGAGGTTCCGTCAGCCGAATGGGGCTGGAGTGGCGAATCCGGCAAGGCGGCCCGTATCGCCGCTATCGTCATCGCGGCGTTCCTGCTGTTCATGATCCACGGTAACCACACCGGCCTGGTCGAGGATCTGTGGCTCATCGGCTTCGCCTTCGCACTCGTCGGCATCGTGGTTCGCGACGTCATCGTCCGACGTAAGCCGCGATAG
- the puuE gene encoding allantoinase PuuE → MVGYGAHPPDPKWPGGANIALQFVLNYEEGSENNVLDGDTKSETFLSEMVGAQAFPNRHMSMESLYEYGSRAGVWRILRVFERRGLPLTVFAVARAMQRNPEAVAAFVELGHEIASHGLRWLSYQQIDEHVEREHMAEAVEILTALTGSAPVGWYTGRDSPNTRSLVVEHGGFLYDSDSYADDLPYWDRVTVGQETTSHLVVPYTLDTNDMRFSSPGGFSTGDEFFAHLRDAFDVLYAEGQEGTPKMLSVGLHCRLVGRPARIAALERFLDHVQRHEKVWITRRVDIARHWIEHNPPGPI, encoded by the coding sequence ATGGTGGGGTATGGCGCGCACCCACCGGATCCCAAGTGGCCGGGTGGTGCGAACATCGCCCTCCAGTTCGTACTCAACTACGAGGAGGGGTCCGAGAACAACGTTCTCGACGGCGACACCAAGTCCGAGACGTTCCTGTCCGAGATGGTCGGTGCGCAGGCATTTCCGAACCGGCACATGAGCATGGAATCGCTGTACGAGTACGGCTCCCGCGCCGGCGTGTGGCGCATCCTGCGGGTGTTCGAACGACGAGGGCTGCCACTGACCGTGTTCGCCGTCGCACGGGCGATGCAACGAAATCCCGAGGCAGTCGCAGCGTTTGTCGAGTTGGGCCACGAAATCGCGAGCCACGGTCTGCGATGGCTCAGTTACCAGCAAATCGACGAACACGTCGAACGTGAGCACATGGCGGAGGCCGTCGAGATACTCACCGCCCTGACCGGAAGCGCCCCTGTGGGGTGGTACACGGGACGTGATTCACCCAACACTCGATCGCTCGTCGTCGAACACGGGGGATTTCTGTACGACTCCGATTCGTATGCAGACGATCTTCCGTACTGGGATCGCGTCACGGTGGGACAGGAGACCACCTCGCACCTGGTCGTTCCCTACACGCTCGACACGAACGACATGAGGTTCTCGTCGCCGGGCGGGTTCTCGACCGGGGACGAGTTCTTCGCCCATCTCCGAGATGCCTTCGACGTGTTGTACGCCGAAGGTCAGGAGGGCACACCCAAGATGCTGTCGGTGGGGCTGCACTGCCGGCTCGTGGGTCGTCCAGCGCGAATCGCCGCGTTGGAGAGATTTCTCGACCATGTGCAACGGCACGAGAAGGTCTGGATAACCCGACGGGTCGATATCGCTCGCCATTGGATCGAGCACAACCCGCCCGGTCCAATTTAG
- a CDS encoding DUF1990 family protein — protein sequence MELTYSEVGATRGVMPTGYHHVDRRVPIGRGRPAYRAACAALMSWEMHRGSGLSVKSDSTSAELGSAVALRLGPIRIPCRVVYTVDEADRAGFAYGTLPGHPERGEELFLVEYDDSDTVYAHIRAFSRPGRWFTRLGAPAGRVVQRMFTDRYIAALKKSAMP from the coding sequence ATGGAGCTCACCTATTCCGAAGTCGGCGCCACCCGAGGGGTCATGCCGACGGGCTATCACCACGTGGACCGCAGGGTGCCGATCGGGCGAGGCCGACCCGCATACAGGGCCGCATGTGCAGCCTTGATGTCGTGGGAGATGCACCGTGGATCCGGGCTGAGCGTGAAGTCCGATTCGACATCGGCCGAGCTCGGATCGGCCGTCGCTCTTCGGCTCGGGCCCATTCGAATCCCGTGTCGCGTCGTCTACACCGTCGATGAGGCCGACCGCGCCGGGTTCGCCTACGGCACCCTGCCCGGCCACCCCGAGCGCGGTGAGGAGTTGTTTCTCGTCGAGTACGACGACAGCGACACGGTCTACGCACACATCCGCGCGTTCTCACGTCCGGGCCGCTGGTTCACCAGGTTGGGCGCTCCTGCAGGCCGAGTCGTCCAGAGAATGTTCACCGACCGGTACATCGCAGCTCTGAAGAAGTCGGCAATGCCCTAG
- the dxr gene encoding 1-deoxy-D-xylulose-5-phosphate reductoisomerase — protein MPAPRTPEDPSSKARKRVLLLGSTGSIGTQALDVIAKNPESFEVVGLAAGGGNIEVLRQQIRDFGVDAVAVTNPTTGAELGLPNILTGDRAVTELIESTSADIVLNALVGSRGLEPTLAALKTGATLALANKESLVAGGELVLAAAAPGQIVPVDSEHSALAQCLRAGRADEVERLILTASGGPFRGWSEAELKSVTPEQAAAHPTWSMGPMNTLNSATLVNKGLELIETHLLFGVPYDRIDVTVHRQSIVHSMVTFFDGSTIAQASPPDMRLPIALALGWPNRVRDAARAIDFTTAFTWDFEPLDDRVFPAVQLAREAGILGGCMTAVYNASNEVAAEAFLAGRIDFPQIVETVAHTVDAGSGEWTSTPTTVDDVLAADSWARTQARTLLNQKD, from the coding sequence GTGCCAGCGCCCCGAACACCCGAAGACCCGTCGTCGAAGGCCCGTAAGCGGGTGCTTCTCCTGGGAAGTACTGGCTCGATCGGAACTCAGGCGCTCGACGTGATTGCCAAGAATCCCGAGTCGTTCGAGGTCGTGGGTCTTGCAGCGGGGGGCGGCAACATCGAAGTGCTGCGCCAGCAGATCCGCGATTTCGGTGTCGACGCAGTCGCGGTGACGAATCCGACGACGGGGGCCGAACTGGGGCTGCCGAACATTCTCACCGGTGACCGCGCTGTCACCGAGTTGATCGAGTCGACCTCGGCGGACATCGTGCTCAACGCCCTCGTCGGGTCCCGCGGCCTCGAACCGACTCTCGCCGCTCTGAAAACCGGCGCGACTCTTGCTCTTGCCAACAAAGAATCACTCGTTGCCGGCGGCGAACTGGTGCTCGCCGCGGCAGCGCCTGGACAGATCGTTCCCGTCGACTCGGAGCATTCGGCGTTGGCGCAATGTCTTCGCGCGGGTCGGGCCGACGAGGTCGAACGCCTGATCCTCACTGCATCCGGCGGGCCTTTCCGGGGTTGGTCAGAGGCGGAGCTGAAGTCGGTGACGCCGGAGCAAGCTGCCGCGCACCCGACATGGTCGATGGGTCCGATGAATACCCTGAACTCCGCCACCCTGGTGAACAAGGGGCTCGAGCTCATCGAGACGCACCTGCTGTTCGGGGTTCCGTACGACCGCATCGACGTGACGGTTCACCGGCAGTCGATCGTTCACTCGATGGTCACCTTCTTCGACGGTTCCACCATCGCGCAGGCCAGTCCGCCGGACATGCGTCTGCCCATCGCACTGGCGCTCGGATGGCCGAATCGGGTGCGTGACGCAGCGCGCGCGATCGATTTCACCACCGCGTTCACCTGGGACTTCGAGCCGCTCGACGACCGAGTGTTCCCTGCCGTTCAACTCGCGCGCGAAGCTGGAATCCTCGGTGGCTGCATGACAGCTGTCTACAACGCGTCGAACGAGGTGGCAGCGGAGGCGTTCCTGGCGGGCCGCATCGACTTCCCCCAGATCGTCGAGACCGTCGCGCATACGGTGGACGCGGGATCCGGGGAGTGGACCTCGACTCCGACGACGGTGGACGATGTTCTCGCGGCCGACTCCTGGGCCCGCACGCAGGCCCGCACACTCTTGAACCAGAAGGACTGA